A DNA window from Takifugu flavidus isolate HTHZ2018 chromosome 15, ASM371156v2, whole genome shotgun sequence contains the following coding sequences:
- the LOC130539017 gene encoding E3 ubiquitin/ISG15 ligase TRIM25-like: MAQAGVVLDKDHFSCSICLDVLKNPVTIPCGHSYCSDCIENYWDQDQYLAVFSCPQCRQNFTPRPALARNTMLAEVVEKFRKTELEEAATTQSQNFVEAVDVECDVCTVRRSKAVRSCLVCLASYCELHVQPHYESAAFKKHKLVSASKILQQTICSQHNKLLEAYCRTDGLCICYLCLTDEHKGHDTVMANVEIREKQRQISEMQQNAQMKIEHREKEAQELKQAMSYLTRSARAAAENSDTIFSELIQSIELKRFEVRELIKAQEKCSVGPAELLLQDIQKEIAELKTCVAELSKLSEMEDDIQFLQSCQTLQAPSVLSTLPGVAVEPHMTFDPVMTALSDFKGLLQEVCQEGFVSIYKRVRDVTIVEHMSPAAELQTTQPSESQAAVQAGATSVTSLAALDQIPVNPLNPFLTSGPTTGRTFAFGKHGTKLSSGSRHKHLQGRRPLFRGAIMIQFSARVRREEEMAAATISIEQDQFCCSVCLEVLRDPVTIPCGHSYCLDCIEDFWNRSQQRGQYTCPQCRQVFNPKPLLSRNTVLGEVVEKFLQSGSQSRHPAKVVKCSVCRTAAAVKSCPLCVLSFCPAHLRAHDANFQGKRAHRLIPAMEDLEGHLCLHHHRLLTLYCRTDQNCVCSHCVKGRHKNHDAVSVEEQRAAQQKKLQEASLKSEQKLKDTEKELRYVVRFIKHSAEAAAEESERIFSRLIRSIEKQSGEVKELIRLQEKAAVGKVEEMLEKIQREMADLRRAEGELQKLSGNEDHVQFLQDCKALHFPASAIEMPNTDALPYLMYKSMREAMTDLRLGLGEMLDRELSRISDKVISLKKTSNQSGIEKNKAPDQSYNLDPKTRADFLQYYSDITLDPNTANPYLSFSDGRREVTTRFEAQPYPDHPARFTSWAQVLCCAGMAGRCYWEVEWSGTGGVSIGICYKNMSRCGGGSDSKLGHNSKSWSLDCSYTSCLFQHNKESVAVTTPCSSRVGVYLDFRAGTLSFYNVSSATVLLHKVQTTFSQPVYPGFWVGLGSSLKLCCL; encoded by the exons ATGGCTCAGGCCGGGGTGGTCCTGGACAAGGACCATTTCAGTTGTTCGATATGTCTGGATGTCCTAAAAAACCCCGTAACCATCCCTTGCGGACACAGCTACTGTTCGGATTGTATAGAGAACTACTGGGATCAGGACCAGTACCTGGCGGTTTTCTCCTGCCCCCAGTGCCGACAGAACTTTACCCCGAGGCCGGCGCTCGCCAGAAACACAATGTTGGCCGAAGTTGTGGAGAAATTTAGAAAGACTGAACTCGAGGAGGCCGCGACGACTCAGAGCCAGAACTTCGTCGAGGCCGTCGACGTAGAATGCGACGTGTGTACAGTGAGGAGAAGCAAAGCTGTCCGCTCCTGCCTGGTGTGTCTGGCCTCCTACTGCGAGCTCCATGTCCAGCCTCATTACGAGTccgctgcatttaaaaaacacaagctGGTCTCGGCCTCCAAAATACTCCAACAGACGATTTGCAGTCAGCATAACAAGTTGTTGGAGGCGTACTGTCGCACGGACGGGCTGTGCATCTGTTATTTGTGTCTGACTGATGAGCACAAAGGACACGACACGGTGATGGCTAATGTAGAAATCCGAGAGAAGCAG aGGCAGATCAGTGAGATGCAACAAAATGCCCAGATGAAAATTGAGCACCGAGAGAAGGAAGCCCAGGAGCTGAAACAAGCCATGTCCTATCTGACT CGCTCGGCTCGTGCGGCTGCTGAGAATAGCGACACCATCTTTTCGGAACTGATCCAGTCTATCGAGCTGAAGCGGTTTGAGGTGCGGGAACTGATTAAAGCCCAGGAAAAGTGCTCCGTCGGACCGGCCGAACTGCTCCTGCAGGACATCCAAAAGGAGATTGCCGAGCTCAAAACATGCGTGGCTGAGCTGAGCAAACTTTCTGAGATGGAGGACGACATTCAGTTTCTTCAG AGCTGCCAGACTCTCCAAGCTCCATCTGTGCTATCAACTCTGCCCGGAGTCGCTGTGGAGCCtcacatgacctttgacccggtgATGACGGCTCTGTCGGATTTTAAAGGGCTGTTGCAGGAGGTCTGTCAGGAAGGGTTTGTCAGCATCTACAAAAGAG TGAGAGATGTCACGATTGTTGAACACATGAGTCCTGCTGCAGAGCTCCAAACCACCCAGCCCAGTGAGAGTCAAGCAGCTGTGCAAGCTGGAGCCACATCAG TGACCTCACTTGCTGCCTTAGACCAAATTCCTGTAAACCCTCTCAACCCATTCCTCACTTCAGGACCTACCACTGGGAGGACTTTTGCATTCGGTAAACACG GTACCAAATTGTCCTCAGGATCCAGACACAAGCACCTTCAAGGCCGTCGCCCTCTCTTTC GAGGAGCCATTATGATCCAG TTTTCCGCTCGTGTTCGCCGTGAGGAAGAAATGGCAGCCGCGACGATCTCTATCGAACAGGACCAGTTCTGCTGTTCGGTGTGTCTGGAGGTTCTGAGGGACCCGGTGACGATCCCCTGCGGACACAGTTACTGCCTGGACTGCATCGAGGACTTCTGGAACCGGAGTCAACAGCGGGGGCAGTACACATGCCCCCAGTGCAGACAGGTGTTCAATCCCAAACCCCTGCTGAGCAGAAACACGGTCCTCGGCGAGGTGGTGGAGAAGTTCCTGCAGTCCGGCTCTCAGAGCCGTCATCCGGCCAAGGTGGTGAAATGCAGCGTGTGTCGGACAGCCGCCGCCGTCAAGTCCTGCCCGTTGTGCGTCCTGTCGTTCTGCCCGGCTCACCTGAGAGCCCACGACGCCAACTTTCAAGGGAAGAGGGCCCACAGGTTGATCCCGGCCATGGAGGATCTGGAAGGTCACCTGTGCCTCCATCACCACAGGTTACTGACGCTGTACTGTCGCACCGACCAGAACTGCGTGTGTTCCCACTGTGTGAAAGGGAGACACAAGAACCACGACGCCGTGtcggtggaggagcagagggcagcacaGCAG aaaaagctgcaggaagCCTCTTTGAAGTCTGAGCAGAAATTGAAAGACACGGAGAAAGAACTTCGATATGTTGTCCGCTTCATCAAG CACTCGGCGGAAGCGGCGGccgaggagagcgagaggatcTTCTCCAGACTGATCCGCTCTATCGAGAAGCAGAGCGGCGAGGTGAAGGAGCTGATCCGGCTCCAGGAGAAGGCGGCCGTGGGTAAGGTTGAAGAGATGCTGGAGAAGATCCAGAGGGAGATGGCAGATCTCAGGAGGGCGGAAGGCGAGCTGCAGAAACTTTCTGGCAACGAGGACCACGTCCAGTTCCTTCAG GATTGCAAAGCTCTTCACTTCCCAGCGTCGGCTATAGAGATGCCGAACACCGACGCTCTTCCCTATCTGATGTACAAAAGCATGAGAGAAGCAATGACGGACCTCAGGCTCGGTCTGGGCGAAATGCTCGATCGAGAATTGAGCAGGATCTCCGATAAAG TAATTTCCCTGAAGAAAACCAGCAATCAAAGCGGCATCGAAAAGAATAAAG CCCCTGACCAGTCCTACAATTTGGACCCAAAGACCAGAGCTGATTTTCTACAAT ATTACAGCGACATAACACTGGACCCAAACACGGCCAACCCTTATCTCAGCTTCTCCGACGGTCGCAGAGAGGTCACCACGCGTTTCGAGGCGCAGCCCTACCCGGACCACCCGGCTCGCTTCACCAGCTGGGCCCAGGTGCTGTGCTGCGCCGGGATGGCCGGCCGCTGctactgggaggtggagtggagcgGCACCGGAGGAGTTTCCATCGGCATCTGCTACAAAAACATGAGCCGGTGTGGAGGAGGCAGCGACAGCAAGCTGGGCCACAACTCCAAGTCCTGGAGTTTGGACTGCTCCTACACGTCTTGTTTGTTTCAGCATAATAAGGAGAGCGTGGCCGTCACGacgccctgcagcagcagggtgggTGTGTATCTGGACTTTAGGGCTGGAACGTTGTCTTTTTACAATGTCTCTAGCGCGACGGTCCTGCTGCATAAGGTCCAGACGACATTCAGCCAGCCTGTGTATCCGGGGTTTTGGGTGGGGTTGGGCTCGTCTCTTAAGCTGTGCTGTCTCTAA
- the si:ch73-52e5.2 gene encoding protein THEM6, producing MLLLLLLLGAALLLFCSLDVWYFLRGARVFIEAWFQPQIRDILAEQTIDGIVLPHDLDYMGHMNNSRYLRECDFARFHHYMRNGLFMASFKLGAKMVVGASTIRYRRSLAFREAFEIRTKVLGWDDKAFYLEQRFVSKKDGFVSAIMLCRQNMVRHSPESIIEFNCKKKVECPEFPEDLKHWIKFISASSQALRAECGLEDKKK from the exons atgctgctgttgttgctgctgttgggtgctgccctcctcctcttctgcagcctggatgtgtggtACTTCCTACGGGGAGCTCGGGTGTTCATCGAGGCTTGGTTTCAACCACAGATACGGGATATTCTAGCCGAGCAGACCATTGATGGAATAGTCCTGCCACATGATTTGGACTATATGGGCCACATGAACAACTCCCGGTATCTAAGAGAGTGCGACTTTGCCCGATTTCATCACTACATGCGAAATGGGCTCTTCATGGCCTCATTCAAACTGGGCGCCAAAATGGTGGTAGGCGCCTCCACCATACGCTATCGTCGCTCTCTGGCCTTTCGGGAGGCTTTTGAGATTCGCACAAAAGTACTGGGATGGGATGACAAGGCTTTTTACTTGGAGCAGCGTTTTGTGTCCAAGAAAGATGGTTTTGTCTCTGCAATTATGCTCTGCAGGCAGAATATGGTGCGCCACAGCCCGGAGAGCATTATTGAGTTTAACTGCAAAAAGAAG GTCGAGTGCCCTGAGTTCCCTGAGGATCTCAAACACTGGATAAAATTCATCTCAGCCAGCAGCCAGGCGCTGAGAGCAGAGTGTGGCctggaggacaagaagaagtGA
- the LOC130539263 gene encoding protein THEM6-like — translation MWWVLLLLLALLVLFSTLDVWYFLRAAVVVLRAWFQTPVWDVTAEQTLTGRVTTHDIDMCHMNNARYLRECDFARFSLYIRNGVFKALRALGASMVVGATTIRYRRALCIGEGYELRSRIVTWDDKAFFLEQRFVSTKDGLVCAVMYCKQSIIRSSPGKIMEHLCKRKVECPEFPEDLQHWVNFISASSQALRTESGLHEKNQ, via the exons ATGTGGTGGGTGCTGCTTTTGCTCTTGGCCTTGCTGGTGCTCTTCAGCACCCTAGATGTGTGGTACTTCCTGCGGGCAGCTGTGGTTGTTCTACGGGCCTGGTTCCAGACACCAGTCTGGGATGTGACAGCTGAGCAGACCCTCACAGGCAGAGTCACGACCCACGACATTGACATGTGCCACATGAACAATGCACGTTACCTTCGTGAGTGTGACTTCGCCCGCTTTTCCCTCTACATTCGCAACGGTGTGTTCAAGGCACTGCGAGCGCTCGGAGCTTCAATGGTTGTAGGGGCAACGACCATCCGCTACCGTAGGGCTCTGTGTATTGGTGAGGGCTATGAGCTACGGAGCCGCATCGTGACATGGGACGACAAAGCCTTTTTCCTGGAGCAAAGATTTGTGTCGACAAAGGATGGATTAGTGTGCGCTGTCATGTACTGCAAGCAGAGCATCATACGGAGCAGCCCAGGCAAGATCATGGAGCACCTGTGCAAGCGTAAG GTGGAGTGTCCCGAGTTTCCAGAGGACCTTCAGCACTGGGTCAACTTCATCTCTGCCAGTAGCCAGGCCCTCCGTACTGAGAGCGGCCTACATGAAAAGAATCAATAA
- the ccdc24 gene encoding coiled-coil domain-containing protein 24 isoform X1, which produces MLLQTLRERSSAGRSSEDMVFHYEPAVVDYVLGDSGGSSSKNAAHETRSWSRCSVRSTAADEIEAVRDKLNIANIGQVVDRLKSVLAEECRALNKLLKHLKDDIKQRCKSQSGKQEPTLQDLKDLRGAVQKDLRLFSCSQAASRPTWSAVNEKVSQTRFRLPTLQTSSAETLPALNAVIKPRPAPPLCPAGPRPPAIPPGSRVRRRNISSAAHRYVHLSWTESNTHSCVQQEPLMVKTTDCS; this is translated from the exons ATGCTGCTGCAGACCCTCAGAGAGAGAAGCAGCGCTGGGAGAAG TTCAGAAGACATGGTGTTCCACTATGAACCAGCCGTGGTCGACTATGTCCTGGGTGACAGCGGCGGGAGCAGCTCCAAAAATGCTGCGCACGAGACGAG ATCGTGGTCTCGGTGTTCAGTACGGTCCACCGCTGCCGACGAGATTGAGGCAGTGAGGGACAAGTTGAATATCGCCAACATCGGCCAAGTAGTGGATCGTCTCAA gtctgtcCTGGCAGAGGAATGCAGAGCACTGAACAAGCTGCTAAAGCATTTAAAG GATGATATTAAACAAAGATGCAAGAGTCAGTCAGGGAAACAAGAACCGACGCTTCAAG ATTTGAAGGATCTGAGAGGAGCCGTACAGAAGGACCTGCGACTCTTCAGCTGCTCACAAGCTGCATCGCGTCCAACTTGGTCTGCTGTCAATGAGAAAGTGTCACAAACCAGGTTCAG ATTACCAACATTACAAACATCTTCTGCGGAAACTCTTCCAGCATTAAACGCAGTCATAAAACCACGTCCAGCTCCTCCGCTGTGTCCTGCAGGACCAAGGCCACCAGCCATCCCTCCGGGTTCAAGGGTCAGACGAAGgaatatttcttcagcagcacATCGGTACGTCCACCTCAGCTGGACtgaaagcaacacacacagctgtgtgcAACAGGAGCCGCTGATGGTTAAAACCACAGATTGTAGTTAA
- the ccdc24 gene encoding coiled-coil domain-containing protein 24 isoform X2: MLLQTLRERSSAGRSSEDMVFHYEPAVVDYVLGDSGGSSSKNAAHETRSWSRCSVRSTAADEIEAVRDKLNIANIGQVVDRLKSVLAEECRALNKLLKHLKI; the protein is encoded by the exons ATGCTGCTGCAGACCCTCAGAGAGAGAAGCAGCGCTGGGAGAAG TTCAGAAGACATGGTGTTCCACTATGAACCAGCCGTGGTCGACTATGTCCTGGGTGACAGCGGCGGGAGCAGCTCCAAAAATGCTGCGCACGAGACGAG ATCGTGGTCTCGGTGTTCAGTACGGTCCACCGCTGCCGACGAGATTGAGGCAGTGAGGGACAAGTTGAATATCGCCAACATCGGCCAAGTAGTGGATCGTCTCAA gtctgtcCTGGCAGAGGAATGCAGAGCACTGAACAAGCTGCTAAAGCATTTAAAG ATTTGA
- the zgc:113531 gene encoding von Willebrand factor C domain-containing protein 2-like — MSVAMVVSESLSMTRRVRTAALALLVCAHAVSGFSVAGQQESTCEENGGIYFVGEWYFLDSDHCTQCECTAEGPVCFRTECTSLPAACIHVSHYPTDCCPRCEKIGCEYRGVVYELGQNFQPTECEQCTCDSDGIARCLVADCAPPPCVNPVYQPGKCCPECKDGPNCYVNASRTQVIPAGEPTWIDACTKCRCHDGQDAGYWEGNRLATCSRLKNCNHEGMLPRSK, encoded by the exons ATGAGCGTAGCCATGGTGGTCAGCGAGAGCCTTTCCATGACGCGCAGAGTGCGCACGGCCGCTTTGGCACTGCTGGTTTGCGCACACGCAGTTTCTGGCTTTTCGGTGGCGGGGCAGCAGGAAAGCACCTGCGAGGAGAACGGCGGCATTTATTTCGTGGGGGAATGGTACTTTCTGGACTCGGACCACTGCACGCAGTGTGAGTGCACCGCAGAGGGCCCCGTGTGTTTCCGCACCGAGTGCACCTCTCTGCCGGCTGCCTGCATCCATGTCAGCCACTACCCCACAGACTGCTGCCCCAGGTGCGAGAAGATAGGCTGCGAGTACCGAGGAGTCGTGTACGAACTGGGCCAGAACTTCCAG cCCACAGAGTGCGAGCAGTGCACGTGTGACAGCGACGGCATCGCCCGCTGTCTGGTTGCAGATTGCGCCCCTCCCCCGTGTGTGAACCCCGTCTATCAGCCTGGGAAATGTTGCCCTGAATGCAAAGATG GTCCCAACTGCTACGTGAATGCATCGCGCACTCAGGTGATTCCTGCTGGCGAGCCCACATGGATTGACGCCTGCACAAAGTGCCGTTGTCATGATGGCCAAGACGCTGGCTATTGGGAGGGGAACCGTCTCGCCACCTGCTCCCGCCTAAAAAACTGTAACCACGAAGGGATGCTCCCCCGGAGCAAGTGA